CGATCTGGACCAAACGGTTGTCGACTTTATCGAGAACATGGTTCGCTATGTGATGTTCGCGATTGTGCTGATTGCGGCATTGGGTCGTGTCGGTGTTGAAACTGCGTCTATCGTTGCGGTTATTGGTGCGGCGGGTCTGGCTATTGGTCTGGCACTGCAAGGTTCACTGTCGAACTTCGCCGCGGGTGTGCTGATTGTGACTTTCCGTCCGTTCAAATCCGGTGATTATGTAGAAGTGGGTGGTGTAGCTGGTTCTGTAGCGTCTATCCAGATCTTCTCTACGGTACTGACGACCCCAGACAACAAAATGGTAGTGGTTCCTAACGGCACAGTAATTTCGAGCCCAATCACCAACTACTCACGTCATGCGACCCGTCGTATCGATTTTATCATTGGTGTGTCTTATAAGGCTGATCTGCAACAGACCAAAGAAGTACTGACCCGTATGGTGAAAGCGGACGAGCGTGTATTGAAAGATCCAGAGCCAACTATCGGTGTTCATGCGCTGATGGACTCTTCAGTAAACTTCGTTGTGCGCCCATGGGTAAAAACAGAAGATTACTGGTCAACCTACTTTGACCTGATGCAGGCCATCAAAGAAGGTCTGGATAAAGAAGGTATTGAAATTCCATTTCCGCAAATGGACGTTCACTACCACGCAGCAATGGCAAAAGCTGCTGCTCCAGAAGAAGAAAAGCATGTTGCTTAAACGCCTTGCTGCTCAAACTTAATCCTGAAATCCCGTCTGACGACGGGTTTTTTTTATGCATATGGTCTCGTGAATACACCAAAAAAACAGTGTTTTCGTTTTAAATTTGAGACACTTTCTGTTGCTGCTTAAACTGTAAACTCTGCTCTGATTTTATCCGAGCAGTTTCGTCAGGAATTTGTTGTACCGTCCTGTGGAACCCTAGGAAAAAGCTAAACACGGCATAACTATACCAAGGAAATCGCAATGGAAAATGCTACTAACGAAGCCATGAACTGGTTCAACGGCAATCAGGATCTGCTGCTTCAATATGGTGTCAATATCATCTCTGCTCTCCTCATTCTCATCATTGGTAACTGGATCGTGAAAGCGATTGCCAATGGTGTTGCTAAAGTCATGCGCAAGAAAGAACTCGACGATGCTGTTGTCGACTTCATGCATACTTTTGTTCGTTACCTACTGTTCGTTATCGTTCTCATTGCGGCGTTGGGTCGCCTAGGTGTGCAAACGGCTTCTGTGGTTGCGGTTATCGGTGCGGCCGGTCTGGCGGTTGGCCTCGCACTGCAAGGTTCACTTTCTAACTTCGCGGCTGGTGTACTGATTGTTGCATTCCGCCCATTCAAGTCCGGTGATTATGTAGAAGTCGCTGGCGTTTCCGGTTCTGTAGATTCTATCCAGATCTTCTCTACGGTTCTGAAAACACCTGACAACAAAATGGTTGTAGTACCAAACGGTGCAATCATTTCAAGCCCGATCACTAACTACTCTAAGCATGACACCCGTCGTATCGATTATGTCGTAGGTGTGTCTTACAGTGCTGATCTGCAAAAAACCAAGCAGGTACTGGCAGACGTACTGGCGAAAGAAACCCGTTTGCTGACCACCCCAGAGCCAACAATCGGTGTGGTTGAGTTGGCTGACTCTTCAGTGAACTTAGTAGTACGTCCTTGGGTTCGTACTGCAGATTATTGGGCAGTTTACTTTGACCTGCTGCAAGCGATGAAAGAAGCGCTGGATGCAGAAGGCATCGAAATTCCATTCCCACAAATGGATGTGCACCTGAATAAAGTCGACGGTTAATTCTCTCTGAGACTGACAAACGCCAATGGCTATTTGCTGTTGGCGTTTTTGTTTTTACTTGGGAAGTCGCTCAAATGGAGCACACATTAGCTCGCAACATGAAAGGCTTGATCGAGTTAAAACTATTGCTTTTTGTACGGTGATTTTTCTTGCGAAGTGCTCGAGGCTTTCCTAATTTGCGTATCTAACACTATGTACTACCCCTTATTTGTCGAACGCTGCAGCACGTTTTTCTAGAAGGAACCTGATTTATGAGCAATATCCCATCCGAGCTGAAATTCACGACTTCCCACGAGTGGGTGAGACCAGAAGGTGACGATGTGTATACCGTAGGCATTTCTGACCATGCACAGGCTTTGCTGGGGGACATGGTATTTGTGGATCTGCCGGATGTGGGTGATACGGTAGACGCAGGTGATGATTGCGCCGTTGCGGAATCCGTAAAAGCAGCGTCAGATATCTATACGCCGTTGACCGGTGAGATTGTGGCTATCAACGAAGATCTGGAAGGCTCACCAGAGCTGGTGAACAGCGACCCTTACGGCGATGGCTGGCTGTTCCAAATTCGCATCACGGATTCAGCGGAAATTAATGAGTTGTTGGATGCCGAAGCGTATCAGGACTCTATCGAAGAAGAAGAAGAAGAGTAATTTCCTCTTTGTGAAGATAAAAAAACACCGCGTTAACTGCGGTGTTTTTTCTCAAGCGAAGTGTCAGGTCAATCGACCTAAGCCATCAGTACATTTCTTTCAGCTTACGGATCTCTGTGTTGATCTCCTTCACCGTCCGAAAGTGTTCAATATCTCCATCTGACTGCGCCTGCACCATTCCTTGATGAAAGTCGAAATCACCCCGCCCATCGATGTGAATACGTCCACTGAATAATCTATAAACGTGTTTCGCAATGAGAGTCGGGATATAACGATTAAACATCCGCATTCGCAATTCCTTTTTTGTTTTTATTTCCAGCCAACTTCCTAAACCGAGAAGATCTGTTGCATGCAACGGCAGTCACGCTCTGCTCTGTTTTGGCGGGCGGCATTATAGCGGGAGGGGTATGACTACTGTGTGACAGAGATGACACTTACCCGAAATTTTAGAGATGTAATCGTGTGACTTTGGGGTTGGTCACAGTCTGGAAATCAAGGCAAAGAGCCTATCTATCTGGCACGTAAATCTTGTACCTGATTACGTACTGTTTTATCAATGGTTTGGCGTATCCAAAGATTTTTAGCGCTGGTGGTATTTTTCTTGTGCCAGATTTGGCGGATAACAAAATTGCTGACATCGATGGGCGTTGTACTGATAG
The nucleotide sequence above comes from Grimontia kaedaensis. Encoded proteins:
- a CDS encoding DUF1107 family protein; this encodes MRMFNRYIPTLIAKHVYRLFSGRIHIDGRGDFDFHQGMVQAQSDGDIEHFRTVKEINTEIRKLKEMY
- the mscS gene encoding small-conductance mechanosensitive channel MscS, with translation MTEQNAVESVEQTATEAMNWLASNQELMIQYAVNVVTALLILFIGNWVVKKVAGSVAAVLKKRDLDQTVVDFIENMVRYVMFAIVLIAALGRVGVETASIVAVIGAAGLAIGLALQGSLSNFAAGVLIVTFRPFKSGDYVEVGGVAGSVASIQIFSTVLTTPDNKMVVVPNGTVISSPITNYSRHATRRIDFIIGVSYKADLQQTKEVLTRMVKADERVLKDPEPTIGVHALMDSSVNFVVRPWVKTEDYWSTYFDLMQAIKEGLDKEGIEIPFPQMDVHYHAAMAKAAAPEEEKHVA
- the mscS gene encoding small-conductance mechanosensitive channel MscS — protein: MENATNEAMNWFNGNQDLLLQYGVNIISALLILIIGNWIVKAIANGVAKVMRKKELDDAVVDFMHTFVRYLLFVIVLIAALGRLGVQTASVVAVIGAAGLAVGLALQGSLSNFAAGVLIVAFRPFKSGDYVEVAGVSGSVDSIQIFSTVLKTPDNKMVVVPNGAIISSPITNYSKHDTRRIDYVVGVSYSADLQKTKQVLADVLAKETRLLTTPEPTIGVVELADSSVNLVVRPWVRTADYWAVYFDLLQAMKEALDAEGIEIPFPQMDVHLNKVDG
- the gcvH gene encoding glycine cleavage system protein GcvH, which codes for MSNIPSELKFTTSHEWVRPEGDDVYTVGISDHAQALLGDMVFVDLPDVGDTVDAGDDCAVAESVKAASDIYTPLTGEIVAINEDLEGSPELVNSDPYGDGWLFQIRITDSAEINELLDAEAYQDSIEEEEEE